A section of the Spirosoma pollinicola genome encodes:
- a CDS encoding SDR family oxidoreductase, with translation MNQSLWSLSGQHALVTGGTKGIGEAIVRQFLDLGASVFIVARDNSLLQQQLAEYRQQGHTVAGLAADVSQPGVAAQIIEAVKAQWDSLDILVNNAGTNVRKATADYSPAEYDHVLNTNLRSAYELTQAAYHLLKASANGKVVMVSSVSGLAHTSSGSLYGMTKAAMLQLTRNLAVEWAPDGIRVNAVAPWYIKTPLATPVLTNLEKLAAILKRTPMNRVGEPEEVASVVSFLCMPASGYVTGQTISADGGLMAWAY, from the coding sequence ATGAACCAATCGCTCTGGTCGCTTAGCGGCCAACACGCCCTTGTAACGGGCGGAACCAAAGGAATCGGTGAGGCTATTGTCCGGCAGTTTCTGGACCTCGGTGCTTCTGTCTTCATCGTCGCCCGCGACAATTCGTTGCTCCAGCAACAACTGGCAGAGTACCGACAACAAGGTCATACGGTAGCGGGGCTAGCGGCCGATGTAAGCCAACCGGGTGTCGCTGCTCAGATTATTGAGGCCGTGAAAGCACAATGGGATAGCTTGGATATTCTGGTTAATAATGCGGGTACCAACGTCCGCAAAGCCACAGCAGACTACAGTCCGGCCGAGTATGACCATGTGCTTAATACCAACCTACGATCAGCTTATGAGTTGACCCAAGCGGCTTATCACTTGCTGAAAGCATCAGCCAACGGAAAAGTTGTGATGGTTTCATCGGTATCGGGTTTAGCCCACACCAGTAGCGGCTCACTCTACGGCATGACCAAAGCGGCTATGCTCCAACTAACCCGTAACCTCGCGGTTGAGTGGGCACCCGACGGTATTCGGGTAAATGCCGTTGCGCCCTGGTATATTAAAACACCTTTGGCAACGCCTGTACTGACCAACCTCGAAAAGTTAGCAGCTATTCTTAAACGAACGCCTATGAACCGTGTTGGTGAGCCGGAAGAAGTGGCGTCGGTAGTCTCCTTTCTGTGTATGCCCGCATCGGGCTATGTCACGGGCCAAACGATTTCGGCTGATGGCGGCCTGATGGCCTGGGCTTACTAA
- a CDS encoding M16 family metallopeptidase, producing the protein MNKRMGLLAVLTLSVSVVLAQNKPKAEDVQTFTLKNGMKFMVLEDHSIPNANFYSFWKVGSRNEVHGITGLSHFFEHMMFNGAKKYGPKQFDRVMEANGGSNNAYTTQNTTVYTDWFQSGALETIFGLEADRIRDLAIDPKMVDSERGVVLSERSTGLENSNYRVISELVEATAFVEHPYMFPVIGFESDIKKWTQADLEKYFKTYYSPNNAVAVVVGDVTPAQVKKLAEQYIEPIPAQKMPDSLRTVEPPQNGERRVTTYKDVATPNILLAYHTPATRHPDYYALDLLSGVLSSGNSSRLVKSLVLDSTIASRAFTNFGESFDPSLLSIYAIAASGVSAEQLERSVLHQIDKVVNDGITDVELQKLKNQKLMEFYRTMESINGKANSLGTYELFFGDYKKLYEAPSLYEKVTKEDVQRVAKTYLTSRNRTVGYLLPEPKANPVKNN; encoded by the coding sequence ATGAACAAACGAATGGGGCTTTTAGCCGTATTGACACTCTCGGTAAGTGTTGTACTGGCCCAAAATAAGCCCAAAGCGGAGGACGTACAGACGTTCACGCTCAAGAATGGTATGAAATTCATGGTTCTCGAAGACCATTCCATTCCCAACGCTAACTTTTACTCATTCTGGAAAGTTGGCTCCCGTAACGAAGTACACGGAATAACTGGTCTGTCTCACTTTTTTGAGCACATGATGTTCAATGGTGCTAAAAAGTACGGCCCTAAACAGTTTGACCGCGTGATGGAAGCCAATGGCGGCTCAAACAATGCCTATACAACGCAAAATACGACAGTGTATACAGACTGGTTCCAAAGCGGGGCGCTGGAAACGATTTTCGGCTTGGAAGCCGACCGGATTCGTGATCTGGCCATTGACCCAAAAATGGTAGACAGTGAGCGGGGTGTGGTGCTGTCGGAGCGGAGTACGGGGCTGGAAAATAGTAATTATCGGGTTATCAGTGAACTGGTAGAGGCTACAGCTTTTGTCGAGCATCCGTATATGTTTCCGGTTATAGGCTTTGAGTCGGATATTAAAAAGTGGACGCAAGCCGATCTGGAAAAGTATTTCAAAACCTACTACTCACCGAATAACGCGGTAGCTGTGGTTGTGGGAGATGTAACGCCGGCACAGGTGAAGAAACTTGCAGAGCAATATATTGAGCCCATTCCAGCGCAAAAAATGCCCGATAGCCTGCGTACCGTTGAGCCACCCCAAAACGGCGAACGGCGCGTAACGACCTACAAAGACGTAGCAACGCCGAATATTTTGCTGGCTTATCATACACCCGCTACCCGTCACCCCGACTATTACGCGCTCGATTTGCTGAGTGGTGTTTTAAGTTCGGGTAACTCGTCGCGTCTTGTCAAATCGCTGGTGCTTGACTCGACCATCGCATCACGGGCATTTACCAATTTTGGCGAATCATTCGATCCGAGTCTACTCTCAATTTATGCCATTGCCGCCAGTGGTGTTTCGGCTGAACAGTTAGAACGTTCGGTGCTGCATCAAATCGATAAGGTAGTTAATGACGGAATTACGGATGTAGAACTGCAGAAATTGAAGAACCAGAAGCTGATGGAGTTTTATCGGACTATGGAGTCGATCAACGGGAAAGCAAACTCGCTGGGTACGTATGAACTGTTCTTTGGGGATTACAAAAAGCTCTACGAAGCGCCATCTCTGTATGAGAAGGTAACGAAAGAAGATGTTCAACGCGTAGCCAAAACGTATCTGACAAGCCGCAATCGAACGGTTGGTTACCTGTTGCCGGAGCCCAAAGCGAATCCCGTTAAAAACAATTGA
- a CDS encoding M16 family metallopeptidase, with translation MKYIFTLFITLIVTGASLAQTFKVPPYQKFKLKNGMTVYLMEQHEVPLINISAVFDAGAVQDGNRYGLASMTAEALLFGSSKYTKAQLEEKTEYVGASVDTYAGKEVAKLTASFAVKDQDLLFDIIQDVITKPTFDQAEFDKYKQRQLLQLTQQKESPRGVMSSYFNRFVFENHPYANPLMGTPNSVSAISAADARQFYQKNFTTDRAAIAIVGDFSTPAMKKRITDLFGNWKTAAATSPVLAEPTVAFDKSRVLLVNKDDARETTFMIGGKGITRNNPDYIPVIVVNTILGGRFTSWLNDALRVNSGLTYGASSQFGTLRKSGTFAISTFTKVSTTTQAIDMALQVLDSLHRTGIDEKTLSSAKNYVKADFPPRYESASELANLLTDMFSLGFDESFINDFQKNVDGLTVAKTRQIIDQYFPKDKLQFVLVGKAETIRDKVKKYGTITEKEIKAEGF, from the coding sequence ATGAAATACATATTCACTCTCTTTATTACCCTCATTGTAACGGGCGCGTCGCTGGCGCAAACGTTCAAGGTGCCGCCCTACCAAAAGTTCAAGCTGAAGAATGGCATGACGGTTTATTTGATGGAGCAGCATGAGGTGCCGCTAATCAATATCTCCGCCGTATTTGATGCCGGGGCCGTTCAGGATGGAAACCGCTACGGTCTGGCCAGTATGACTGCCGAAGCACTGCTGTTTGGCAGTTCGAAATATACGAAAGCACAACTGGAAGAAAAGACCGAATACGTGGGCGCGAGCGTAGATACCTACGCGGGAAAAGAAGTTGCCAAACTGACCGCATCGTTTGCGGTAAAAGATCAGGACTTGCTGTTCGATATTATTCAGGATGTGATCACGAAGCCAACCTTCGATCAGGCTGAATTCGATAAATACAAGCAACGTCAGTTGCTTCAGCTAACGCAACAAAAGGAGAGTCCACGGGGTGTCATGTCCTCGTACTTTAATCGGTTCGTATTCGAAAATCATCCCTATGCCAATCCATTAATGGGTACGCCGAATTCCGTATCAGCGATTTCAGCAGCCGATGCCCGACAGTTCTATCAAAAGAACTTCACCACCGACCGGGCGGCTATTGCTATTGTAGGTGATTTCAGTACACCGGCTATGAAAAAGCGCATTACGGATTTGTTTGGTAACTGGAAAACAGCGGCCGCAACTTCGCCAGTCCTGGCAGAACCCACCGTTGCGTTCGATAAAAGCCGCGTGTTGCTGGTAAATAAAGACGACGCTCGTGAAACAACCTTCATGATTGGCGGGAAAGGAATTACCAGAAATAACCCTGATTACATTCCGGTTATTGTCGTAAACACGATTCTGGGTGGCCGTTTTACATCCTGGCTCAACGATGCATTACGCGTTAATTCAGGGCTGACCTATGGCGCCAGCAGTCAATTTGGCACGCTTCGGAAAAGCGGCACGTTTGCCATTTCGACGTTCACTAAAGTCAGCACGACCACGCAGGCTATCGACATGGCCTTGCAGGTTCTCGACAGTTTGCACCGGACAGGAATCGACGAAAAAACCCTTTCATCGGCCAAAAACTATGTGAAAGCTGATTTTCCGCCCAGATACGAGTCGGCTAGTGAACTGGCGAACTTATTAACGGATATGTTTAGTCTTGGCTTTGACGAGTCATTCATTAATGATTTTCAGAAGAATGTGGATGGCCTGACGGTGGCCAAGACCCGCCAGATTATTGACCAATATTTTCCAAAAGACAAACTTCAGTTTGTACTGGTCGGTAAGGCTGAAACCATTCGGGATAAGGTGAAAAAGTACGGAACCATCACTGAGAAAGAAATAAAGGCCGAGGGGTTTTAA